The proteins below come from a single bacterium BMS3Abin14 genomic window:
- the hydB gene encoding periplasmic [NiFe] hydrogenase large subunit precursor, which yields MGQRITVDPVTRIEGHLKIEVEVENGKIKNAWSSGTMARGFEALLTGKDPRDASYVTSRFCGVCFSVHTMASVAALDDAFGAEVPDGGRILRNLVMGAEYLYDHIIQFYQLSALDYLDIMAVAAYKGSDKELLAVKDKIVGLVKRGDTYPLTPRYKPDQFSVNDPEIVTMAVKHYLDALKIQVVAKNMGAIFGGRAPHYQSIIVGGITQLPDADLIIKFKTMLEEVTAFVKNVYMKDVLLFGTGPLLPLAQAGIGGGHLNYLSYGAFPEDSTGEELFFKPGVIKNGNLGNVEKFDQKLITESVKHAWYKPKEPVHPFDGEQIFDLDKKDAYSFVKAPRYENMPMEVGPLARMLIMKEPNLMGLITDHGVKPGAVARHAARMLETVMMADRMQVWLGQLIDLAGKPGFKIHDSAHYEPPVTAEGAGFYEAPRGALGHWIRIKDRKIANYQAVVPSTWNASPRDEKGQRGQYEESLIGVPIPDPENPINIVRVIRSFDPCLACAVHVIHPRTNEILKFQVE from the coding sequence ATGGGCCAGAGAATCACGGTTGACCCCGTTACGCGGATTGAAGGACACCTGAAGATCGAGGTCGAGGTCGAGAACGGAAAGATCAAAAATGCATGGAGCAGCGGAACCATGGCTCGCGGTTTTGAGGCCCTCCTCACCGGAAAGGATCCCAGGGACGCGAGCTACGTGACAAGCCGTTTTTGCGGTGTCTGTTTTTCAGTCCACACCATGGCCTCAGTTGCGGCCCTGGACGATGCCTTCGGGGCCGAGGTGCCCGATGGAGGACGTATCCTCCGGAACCTCGTCATGGGCGCCGAGTACCTGTATGACCATATTATCCAGTTCTACCAGCTGAGCGCCCTCGACTACCTGGATATCATGGCCGTGGCTGCCTACAAGGGCTCGGACAAGGAACTCCTGGCGGTCAAGGACAAAATTGTCGGCCTGGTCAAAAGAGGGGACACTTATCCCCTCACTCCCAGATATAAACCCGACCAGTTCTCCGTCAATGATCCGGAAATCGTAACAATGGCCGTAAAACACTACCTTGATGCGCTGAAAATCCAGGTGGTTGCAAAGAATATGGGCGCCATCTTCGGAGGCCGGGCGCCTCATTACCAGAGCATTATTGTGGGAGGCATCACACAGCTGCCGGACGCAGATCTGATCATCAAATTCAAGACCATGCTCGAAGAGGTCACCGCGTTCGTGAAAAACGTGTATATGAAGGACGTTCTTCTGTTCGGCACGGGGCCGCTTCTCCCCCTGGCCCAGGCCGGGATAGGGGGCGGGCATCTAAACTACCTGTCTTACGGAGCGTTCCCCGAGGATTCCACCGGCGAGGAACTTTTTTTCAAGCCCGGCGTTATCAAGAACGGGAACCTGGGCAACGTGGAAAAGTTCGACCAGAAGTTGATAACAGAATCCGTCAAGCACGCCTGGTATAAACCAAAGGAGCCTGTCCATCCTTTCGACGGCGAGCAGATCTTCGACCTGGATAAAAAGGACGCCTACAGCTTTGTAAAGGCTCCCAGGTATGAAAATATGCCCATGGAGGTCGGTCCTCTTGCCCGCATGCTCATCATGAAAGAGCCTAATCTTATGGGCCTTATCACCGACCATGGGGTTAAACCCGGAGCCGTGGCGAGACATGCCGCCAGGATGCTTGAGACGGTCATGATGGCCGACAGGATGCAGGTCTGGCTTGGGCAGCTTATCGATCTTGCCGGCAAACCGGGCTTTAAGATCCACGATTCGGCACATTACGAACCGCCCGTAACGGCGGAAGGCGCCGGTTTTTACGAGGCTCCCCGTGGGGCGTTGGGACACTGGATAAGGATCAAGGACAGGAAGATCGCAAACTACCAGGCGGTGGTCCCCTCCACCTGGAACGCTTCGCCCAGGGACGAGAAGGGACAACGGGGGCAATACGAGGAATCCCTCATCGGGGTTCCCATACCCGACCCCGAGAACCCCATCAACATCGTTCGGGTGATACGGTCCTTCGATCCATGCCTCGCGTGCGCCGTTCATGTCATCCACCCGAGGACCAACGAGATCCTGAAGTTCCAGGTAGAGTAG
- the hynB1 gene encoding periplasmic [NiFe] hydrogenase small subunit 1 precursor — protein MTLFGNVDRRDFLKFCAGTAALLGLSEAAVPRVARAMEAAAKKPPVIWLEGQDCAGCTISFINSNRPGTAEIILDTISLRYHETIMAASGYQAEEARKKTIEEGGYVLIVEGSIPGADERFCKVAGEPFVKSVSEAAAGAAAVIAIGACATYGGIPGNTPSKGMGIGAAMDKGLVPKKPLINVPLCPVHPDHLVGTIVYYLLYNKPPPMDHLGRPIMFFDKLIHDNCERRGHFENGEFLTDWNEPSQRNWCMYLQGCKGPFTHSDCPKRRWNDGLNWCIGSSAPCQGCAEPEFYAGMAPLYVKTKEIAGLRIETVGAVMGGVVAAGLAGHFIGQAATGRLGKGGPKEEGGEN, from the coding sequence ATGACATTATTCGGTAATGTAGACAGACGCGATTTTCTCAAGTTCTGTGCCGGCACGGCGGCGCTGCTGGGCCTTTCCGAGGCTGCGGTACCCAGGGTCGCAAGGGCCATGGAGGCCGCCGCCAAAAAGCCTCCCGTGATCTGGCTGGAGGGCCAGGACTGCGCCGGGTGTACCATCTCCTTCATCAATTCTAACCGCCCTGGAACGGCCGAGATCATCCTTGATACCATCTCGCTCAGGTATCACGAGACGATAATGGCGGCCTCAGGTTATCAGGCTGAAGAGGCTCGAAAAAAGACCATCGAGGAAGGAGGGTATGTCCTCATCGTTGAAGGGTCCATTCCCGGAGCCGACGAGCGGTTCTGCAAGGTGGCCGGCGAGCCATTCGTCAAGAGCGTCAGCGAAGCTGCGGCCGGCGCCGCCGCCGTGATCGCCATCGGAGCGTGCGCCACCTATGGCGGGATCCCGGGGAACACTCCGTCAAAAGGCATGGGCATTGGCGCTGCCATGGACAAGGGCCTCGTTCCCAAAAAACCCCTCATAAACGTTCCCCTCTGCCCGGTTCATCCGGACCACCTTGTAGGGACAATTGTATATTATCTCCTTTACAACAAGCCTCCTCCCATGGACCATCTTGGCAGGCCCATCATGTTCTTCGACAAGCTTATACATGACAACTGTGAGAGACGGGGCCACTTTGAAAATGGCGAGTTTCTTACCGACTGGAACGAGCCTTCCCAGAGAAACTGGTGTATGTACCTTCAGGGCTGCAAGGGGCCGTTCACCCATTCGGACTGTCCCAAACGCCGATGGAACGATGGGCTGAACTGGTGCATCGGGTCCAGCGCCCCATGTCAGGGGTGCGCCGAACCCGAGTTCTACGCCGGCATGGCTCCCCTTTATGTCAAGACGAAGGAGATCGCCGGACTCAGGATCGAGACCGTGGGTGCGGTGATGGGAGGCGTCGTTGCGGCGGGTCTGGCTGGGCACTTTATCGGTCAGGCCGCGACAGGGAGGCTCGGAAAGGGCGGGCCGAAGGAAGAGGGAGGTGAGAACTGA